Proteins encoded within one genomic window of Desulfonatronospira thiodismutans ASO3-1:
- a CDS encoding PulJ/GspJ family protein has product MKSLKGPTSDNCLSARSRGKSSGFTLLEVVISMTIISMLVLVLYQAFSMGVRIWEDRHGRQDETLRLEAATSLLRADLTRAVPYNIFWEEGEALLFAGGPGAMFYVTSNGTGSISGAGEGLYFACLYVDVCPEKQEKCLYLSKSSRPSPDFVQEATAFRSATDFSRESFSPDSHMERKSILMLEGIIEAGFFYTGEQYFPFAGVPDHGLERSVQENEISFDRHWVENVLPGQVRISLLLEGQEYIIHVPVSRVSF; this is encoded by the coding sequence ATGAAGAGTTTAAAAGGACCCACTTCAGATAACTGCCTTTCTGCCCGGTCACGCGGCAAAAGCTCCGGATTTACCCTGCTGGAGGTGGTCATCTCCATGACCATTATCTCCATGCTGGTCCTGGTTCTGTACCAGGCATTCTCCATGGGCGTGAGAATCTGGGAGGACAGACACGGACGGCAAGACGAGACCCTGCGTCTGGAAGCGGCTACAAGTCTTTTGAGAGCCGACCTGACCCGGGCCGTACCCTACAATATTTTCTGGGAGGAAGGGGAGGCTCTGCTTTTTGCCGGAGGACCGGGCGCAATGTTTTACGTCACCAGCAACGGGACAGGCAGTATATCCGGGGCAGGGGAAGGTCTTTATTTTGCCTGTCTGTATGTTGATGTCTGTCCGGAAAAACAGGAGAAATGCCTGTATCTGTCCAAGTCCTCCCGCCCGTCTCCGGATTTTGTTCAGGAAGCCACTGCCTTCAGATCTGCAACTGACTTCAGCAGGGAGAGCTTCAGTCCGGACAGCCATATGGAGCGCAAAAGCATCCTTATGCTGGAAGGGATCATAGAGGCCGGGTTCTTTTATACCGGTGAACAGTATTTTCCCTTTGCCGGGGTGCCTGATCATGGCCTGGAACGCTCCGTGCAGGAAAATGAGATAAGTTTTGATAGGCACTGGGTGGAGAATGTACTCCCAGGTCAGGTGCGGATTTCATTGCTGCTTGAAGGGCAGGAGTATATTATTCATGTGCCTGTATCCCGGGTTTCATTTTAG
- a CDS encoding PulJ/GspJ family protein, translating to MARCAPTGFTLMEVLVALVIAGLVVGVFFQVLAAGLRLEFRSAEVVREVTEIRRIMDALMAMDVQDSEFAWSGEDFGLSWSLGIEPVETVHKRGDLPEEVRLPGELYRYVLAYSMDRGRQGRIVRYVWYEPGFFHEEFKRTHFR from the coding sequence ATGGCTCGCTGTGCCCCAACGGGCTTCACCCTGATGGAGGTGCTGGTGGCTCTGGTCATTGCCGGGCTGGTGGTGGGTGTTTTTTTTCAGGTCCTTGCCGCTGGTCTTCGACTTGAATTCAGGTCAGCTGAGGTTGTCCGGGAAGTGACAGAGATCAGGCGGATCATGGATGCGCTGATGGCCATGGATGTACAGGACAGCGAATTTGCGTGGAGTGGTGAAGACTTTGGTTTAAGCTGGTCTCTTGGCATAGAGCCGGTGGAAACAGTGCATAAAAGAGGTGACTTGCCCGAGGAAGTAAGGTTGCCCGGAGAACTGTACCGCTATGTTCTGGCATACTCCATGGACAGAGGACGTCAGGGCAGAATTGTTCGCTATGTCTGGTATGAGCCGGGATTTTTTCATGAAGAGTTTAAAAGGACCCACTTCAGATAA